Within the Flavobacterium sp. CG_23.5 genome, the region GAATCGTGGTTTTTGTTTTCTCTCCATTTTTAAAATTTCTTATGAAAAATTTCTTTTTTCTTTTATTATTGATTTCCCTTTTCTCTTGTAAAAACAAACTCACACATGAAAAAATAAAGGATTTGTTCCAAGCGGATATTCAGGTTCTAATTCAAAATGTTTCGCAATTGGAACTTTTGGTACAATCGGATTCAAAGCCAACACAAATCCAAAAACAATTTCTTCAAGCACATCAAAACTATAAACGAGTAGAAATGATAAGCGAATATTATTTTCCTGTTGTTTCTAAATCGATTAACGGACCCGCATTAGCCGAGTTTGAAGAAGATGAAGGAAAAACAGTTCCTCCTGAGGGATTTCAAGTTATCGAAGAATTTCTTTTCCCTAATTATGATCCTCAATCAAAAGAGGAACTTCTAAAAGAAATTGGGATTCTTTCGGCTAATTTAAAACGATTGGACAAAGTGTCGCAAACCAATGAACTAACGGATTCCCATATTTTTGATGCGATGCGTTTAGAAGTTTTTAGGATAATCACTTTAGGAATAACTGGATTTGATTCTCCAATTGTTCAAAATTCTATTCCTGAAGCAGTCTCGTCACTGGAAAGTATTGAGGAATATTATCAAATTTATTTGGACAATTCAGAGGATTTGATTGCTAAGTCAGTTTTAAAAACGATTAAAACCGGGAAAGAGTATTTACATAAGAATACCAAGTTTAATGAATTTGACCGCGCTGTTTTTATTCGGGAAATTGCAAACCCGCTGAGTAAAGGTTTGTATAGAACTCAAATGGAATTGAAAATTCCTTTGATTAAAGAAGTAAGAGGATTAAAAACTACCGCCCAAACACTTTTTGATGCAACTGCTTTTGATGCCGAAGCTTTTTCAGGATTTCCAGATTATAAAACTACGCCAGAGAAAATTGAGTTAGGAAAATTGTTATTCAATGATCCTATTTTGTCTGGTAATAATTCCCGTTCGTGTGCTTCCTGCCATCATTCGGAAAATGCATTTACTGACGGATTAGAAAAAGCAGTTTCGTTGGATGGAAGATCATTGGTAAAAAGAAATACACCTACGCTTTCTAACATTGCTTTTCAACGTGTTTTCTTTTCGGATTCCAGAGTTAATTACCTAGAGGATCAAGCGATAGCTGTAATTACAAATGAAAATGAAATGCATGGCTCTTTGAAAAAATCAGTTTTGGCTTTAAAAACTAACCGGAAATATGCCGCTAAATTCCAAAAAGCATTTCCAAAAAAGGCAATTGATGAATTCGCAATAAAAAATGTTTTAGCATCTTATATTAGGTCATTGAGTAACTATGATTCAAAGTTTGATGAATTCATGCGGGGAGAGGAGAAATTTGATTTGGATGAGATTGCTGGATTTAATTTATTTGCCGGAAAGGCAAAATGTGCTACTTGTCATTTTATTCCATTAACTAACGGAACAGTGCCTCCAAGTTTTATAAAATCAGAAAGCGAAGTACTGGGCGTTCCCAATGCAAATAAAAAATTAGATGCTGATTTAGGAAAATTCGAATTGACAAAAGCTGAAATTAACAGAAATTCTTTCAAGACTCCCACTATTAGAAATGTAGCCTTAACGGTGCCATATATGCATAATGGTGTTTTTAAAACCTTAGAAGAAGTAATTGATTTTTATAATGATGGAGGAGGAAAAGGATTGGGATTTAATTTGCCAAATCAAACGCTGCCAGAGGATAAACTGAACTTGACATCTATAGAAAAAAAGCAACTTATTGCCTTTATGAAAACGCTAACGGATAAAAAATATTTAAAAAATTAAAACAAAAAAATGCGCTGAATTTCAGCGCATTTTTTTAAACTAATTCAAAATAGTTTTATAGTTGAAAACCATAAGCTAAACGTACACCAACTTGTCCAACTCCTCTACCAAGAGTACCATTGTTGTTTAAACGATCAAAATGATTGTAATGGGTATAGTTCAAAGAAATATCGATATATTTTGTTGCGTACCCAATACTTGGAGATAACAATAAAGAAGTTTTGTCTCTAGTGTTATCTACATTGCTTACTGCAAATGCAGCTCCAGCTTCTCCCATTACATAAAATTCGTCATTCCATACAAAAGCTTTGAAACCCGCTTTAGCTGGGATAATCCCTAAATCTTTTCCTTCAGTTTGTCCAGGAAAAGTATCAGCTTTGCTTACAAATAAGTTAGTATAACCTGTAGTTAAAGTCAAAGAGTATCTTTTTGATAAATCATATTGCCCTCTTACATCGGCTCCTAATGCTAATTTATAAGGATCATTTGTAGAATAGCCAGCATTTAAACCTACTCCTAAACGAAAACCTTGATCGTAATTTTTAACTTCTTTAACTTCTTGTGCTTGTGCATTGTTAGCGAACATAGCTGAAATCGCTACCACTAATACCATTTTAATTTTTGCTGAAATTTTCATAATTGTAATATTTTGTTTAATAATTGTTTCGTCATTTTGCTTTTACTGTTGCATAATAACTCTGCAAATGTAAGTTTACAGTAAGTTTGAAATGTTATAGAATTATTCGCTTTTGTTATAGAATTCCTTGTTTAATGCAAAAGTCTACTAATAAACAGACGTTATATTTATAATAGTATTGATAAAATTGAAAGCTTCTATTTATCTTTGTCAATAAAAAAGTAAAAGTGAATTTATCTACATATACTAAAGAGTTTTCTTATAATATCAAATTAGCATATCCTGTAATTTTGGGAATGCTTGGACATACTTTAATAGGTATCGTGGATAATTTCATGGTTGGGAAACTAGGGTCGACGGAATTGGCTGCAGTTTCCTTAGGTAATAGTTTCATTTTTATAGCATTATCTTTAGGAATAGGATTTTCTACAGCTATTACGCCATTGGTTTCTGAGGCAAATGCGGAACAAAATGATAAAAAAATTCGTTCGACTTTTCATCATGGTTTATTATTGTGTACCGTTTTAGGAGTTGTTTTATTTATGGTGACCGTATTATCTAAACAAATAATGTACTTGATGCACCAACCCAAAGAAGTAGCTGATATGGCCGCTCCTTATATTGATTGGGTCGCATTTTCTTTGATTCCCGTTATTATTTATCAAGGATACAAACAATTTGCTGACGGTTTAGCGCAAACTAAATATTCCATGTATGCTATATTAATGGCTAATGTGGTTCATATATTTTTTAACTATGTATTGATTTATGGGATTTGGATTTTTCCAAAATTAGGTATTCTTGGAGCAGCATTAGGAACCGTGATTTCCAGAATTATGATGGTAGTTTTCATGGATTTATTGATGAGACATAATAAAGCGTTTAAAAGCTATTTCAAAAATTTTAGTTTCAAAGAAATCCGAAAATCAATTCTAAAAAAAATTATCAATCTTGGTTTTCCTTCCGCCATGCAAATGCTTTTTGAAGTAACCTTATTTACTGCCGCAATTTGGCTTTCCGGCTCATTAGGGAAAAACAGTCAAGCAGCAAACCAGATTGCGCTTATCCTAGCTTCATCAACCTTTATGGTTGCGATGGGCTTGAGCGTGACCGCCATGATTAGAGTGAGCCATACGAAAGGAATGAATGATTACAAAAGTTTAATTGTTGTAGCAAGATCTATCTTTTTATTGGCTATTATGCTCGAAACTTTTTTCGCCTTTATTTTTGTAATTTTTCATAACTTCCTGCCTCATTTATTCTTGAATATGACTGATTCGGCCCAAGCGATTGATAACAGCGAAATCATATTAATAACTGCAAAATTACTTTTAGTGGCTGCGGTTTTTCAAATTTCAGATGGAATTCAAGTTGTAGTGCTTGGAGCTTTAAGAGGTTTGCAAGACGTAAAAATTCCTATGTATATTACTTTTGTCGCGTATTGGGTAATTGGTTTTCCTATTTCGTACTATTTGGGAAAATACACTTCATTACAAGCGGTAGGAATTTGGATAGGATTATTGGCAGGATTGTCTTCGGCAGCTTTATTTTTATACATTCGTTTCGCAAGATTAACAAGAAAATTGGTTTTAGAAAATCACAAAAATTAAAATTTTTCTCACAATGTAACTTCTTATTTCTTTTCTCGTATAATAAGTATATTAATCAAACCAATTAAAAAATGATACTATTTATTATTCTTGGAATAATCTTGTTAATTCTAAGTTTTACATTAAAAAACGATACAAATCCCTTTTCTAAATTTTCAGGTATTCTCAAAATCATTGGGGTTCTTCTAATTATTTTGGGAGTTTTTTCTTCTATGTTTAAGCAAATTGATGCGGGTAAAGTAGGAGTAAAATCTTTGTATGGTAGCGTTCAACCAGATGTTTTAGAAAGTGGATTGAATGTGATTAATCCGCTTATGGATGTTACGGAATTCGACATTCAAACCCAAAATTATACCATGTCAGCAGTTCATGGAGAAGGGGCACAACAAGGTGACGACGCCATTCGTGTTTTGTCAAATGATGGACTTGAAGTAGTAATTGACTTAACGGTTTTGTTCAGAGTATCACCAGATGCTGCTCCAAAAATTTTCAAAGAAATTGGAGTAAACTATTCTGATAAAATTGTTCGACCTATTACTAGAACCCGTATTCGTGATAATGCTGTTTATTATGATGCCGTTGCCTTATATTCCACCAAAAGAAATGAATTTCAACAGCGAATTTTTAAAACAATAGAAGCCGATTTCAAATCGAGAGGATTGGTTTTGGAGCAGTTGCTTATTAGAAATATTAATCTTCCTACATCAGTAAAAGCATCTATCGAAAGTAAAATTAATGCAGAGCAAGATGCTCAAAAAATGACTTTTGTTCTTCAAAAAGAAAAACAGGAAGCCGAACGTAAAAGAGTAGAAGCACAAGGTATTGCCGATTATCAACGAATTATTTCAACGGGTTTAACTGACAAGCAATTGCAATACGAACAAATAAAAGCGCAAAAAGAAATTGCAACCTCTACTAACACTAAAATTATTTTTATGAATGGCAGAGGGAATGCGCCGGTAATTCTTTCTGATAAATAGTTTTTTAAAAAGTTTATTCGGTACTTTGGTTATTCGTTTATGCGAATTCAATTTACCAAATTATCAAATCAACAAATTAATAATAAAATGGAATTACCAAAATTTTTACTGGGCGATAACACGGATTTACACGACGATATTTTCATCATTCACTTAGACTATCCACGATTTATAATCAATTTAAAAGATGATGAAGTCGAGTTTATGGAAGAAGCTGAAGATCTTGACGAAGCCGAATTAAATACCGAAATGGAAGGATTAATCGTTCTTGCCAATGAGTTTTACGATAGAGAAATGGAACGTTACGAGAAGGAGTAGAGTTCTTTTTTGAAATGAAACAATCAGTCCCAATTTTTAGAAATAAATTGTTTAAATATATTTTTATTCTCCTCCTTTGGAAGAATTAGAGGAGGAAAAATACTTTCCCAATAACGACTGAGTGGCTGCAAAAGGTGATATTACATCATTTTTGTAGCCGCTTTTTTTATCAGCTACAAGAGCTATTGTCGTTTGTAATGACGGAAATTAACTAAATACCGTCAATATACTGACGGTATTTAGTTAATTTCCGTCAGTTTATTGACGGAATTGAATTGAAAATAGTTATATTTGTGTTCAAATGGTAGCTGTTATGGAAGTAAATAGAATATACGAATCACTGATACCTCAGTTCCTAAAACCGAACAAAGTCCTTGTTTTATTGGGAGCGAGGCGAGTAGGAAAAACGCAATTAATTAATAAAGTTATAAAAAGCACTAAGGAAGAAGTACTCTTTTTAAATGGTGACGATATAGAGACGCATAATATATTAGAAATTCAAAGTACCGCAAATTATAAAAGAATTTTGGGTGATATAAAGTTTCTGGTAATAGATGAAGCTCAGGAAATTCCAAACATTGGAAGAAAACTCAAATTGATGGTGGATACAATACCTGATTTGAAAGTTTTAATTACAGGCTCATCAGCATTTGAAATTAACAATCAGATTGGAGAACCATTGGTTGGTAGAATGAAAACTATAAGTCTCTATCCTATTTCGCAAATGGAATTTTCAAAACAGGAAAATTATCTGGAAACTATAAACAATCTTGAAGAAAGACTAATCTTTGGAAGTTATCCCGAATTATCAAGCTTGAATAATTGGGATGAAAAAATAAGCTATCTCAAAGAAATTGTAAACAATCACTTACTGAAAGATATTTTGGCATTTGAGGGGATTAAAAAACGGGATAAAATCATTTCATTGCTGCAAATTATTGCTTTTAGGACAGGAAGTGAAGTTTCGTTGGAAAGTATTGGCAGGGATTTGCAAATAAGTAAAAATACTGTTGAAAAATACCTGGATTTGTTTAGTAAGGTCTTTATAATTTATTCTGTTTCGGGCTTTAGCAGAAATCGAGATAACGAAATTACAAAAATGAAAAAATGGTATTTTGTGGATAATGGTATTCGCAATGCGATAATAAATTCCTTCAATCCAATAAACACGAGAGAAGACATTGGTAAATTATGGGAGAATTACCTAAATTCCGAAAGAATAAAAATGCTTCATTATAAAGGGAAATATGTCTTAGACTATTTTTGGAGAACACATACCAAGCAAGAAATAGATAGGATTGAAGAAGTTAATGATCAACTTTTTGCCTTTGAATACAAATGGGGTAAAGGAAAAATAAAAATACCAACGGAATTTGCGAAATCATATCCCAATGCCACATTTGAAATTATAAATCAAGAAAATTATTTAGATTTTATTGTTTAATGAGTGAATTGTGCCGTATTATGTCATTACTAAAAAACAGAATTAGCACTTCGTTCCTAGAAATAAATCATGAAAATTTGCGTAAATATATTTTTATTCTCCTCCTTTGGAAGAATTAGAGGAGGAAAAATACTTTCCCAATAACGACTGAGCGGCTGCAAAAGGTGATATTTCATCATTTTGCACCGCTTTTTTATTGGTTTCAAGCAGCTTGTGAATTTCAGGATGATTGTAAAAATTTAGTTTCAATTGCTCGTTTATGGTTTCCAGCATCCAGTATTGGTTTTGTTCTTTTCGTTTTTCAAAGAAGGAGTTGTTGCCTTTTGTAAGTTCAAGAAACTTTTCAATAGTTTCCCAAACTTCGGGAATGCCGTCATGAGTATAGGCGCTACAGGTTGACGTAGTGGGCGTCCATCCAGATTTTTTAGCAGGGAAAAGATGTAAAGCTCTGTTGAATTCTACTTTGGCTAAAGTCGCTTTTCTAATATTATCACCATCTGCTTTGTTGATTACAATAGCATCTGCCATTTCCATAATTCCGCGTTTGATTCCTTGTAATTCATCGCCTGCACCAGAAATTTTCAATAAAAGAAAGAAATCTACCATACTGTGAACCGCAGTTTCGCTTTGACCCACTCCCACAGTTTCAATTATTATGGTGTCAAACCCACAAGCTTCACAAAGCGTAATGGTTTCACGGGTTTTTCGCGCCACACCACCCAAAGTTTCTCCCGAAGCCGAAGGTCGGATATAGGCATTTGGATCTTTTACCAATTCTTCCATACGGGTTTTATCACCCAGAATACTTCCGTGTGAAATCGTACTGCTTGGATCGACGGCAAGAACCGCCACTTTTTTCCCTAAACCAGTTAAATATTTTCCAAAAGCTTCAATAAACGTACTTTTCCCAACGCCGGGAACACCCGTGATTCCTATACGGACCGATTTATTGGCATGAGGTAAACAGGCATTAATTACTTCATTGGCTTTCTCTAAATGGTTGGCATTGGTGCTCTCCACTAAAGTAATTGCCCGACTTAATGCTGTGACGCTTCCCGCTAAAATACCGTCCACTAATTCTGTAGATGAGGGTTGTATTTTTCTAAACTGCTGAATATTTTTCACGGAGATAGAACTAATCATTTCCGGTGGAGAAATTCCAGCTTTCTCATGGAGCGCACTAGGTTGGGATTTTTTGTTTGGCAAAGCGTAAGTTTTGAAAAGTAAAAGTAATGAAAATTACTTATTTTTAAAGTGTTTTTGCGTTCTGCATTGCATAATTTGTAGCTACGTTGTAAATTATTCGACCGTGATTTTGTAATAATAGTGATGAAAATTTGCAATTCAAACTTGCGACGTTAGCAAATGAATTAAAGCGATTCTTAATATCAATCCATGTAAACCAACAAAAGATCTCAAAACAAAAACTAAAATTATAATTCCTCTGATTGCCAAAGAAATTTTAATAGTATTTTTGTAGTCAATTCTACTCTATGTACAACTTCATTATAATCTTCGTTTTTCTATTGCTTGGAATTATTTTACAAAAGGTAAAACGTTTTCCAACCAACAGTTATAAAGGTATAAACAACATCGTAATTTACATTTGTCTTCCCGCATTAGCCTTATATTACATACCAAAAATTGAATGGAGTAACGAATTGTTATACCCCATATCCATGGCCTGGATTGGATTTATTGTTTCTTATTTATTTTTTAATCTTCTGGGCTGCAGATTTGGCTGGTCTAAAAAACTCACCGGTTGTCTGATTATAACAGCTGGATTAGGCAATACTTCATTTCTTGGATTTCCTATAATTCAAGCACTATATGGAGAAGAAGGCATGAAAACTGCAATTTTAGTAGATCAGCCTGGTTCTTTTGTAGTGCTTTCTACTTTGGGGATTTTAGTGGCGACGTTATATTCAACTGGAAGTCCTAACGGCTTTCATATTGCCAAAAAAATCTTGTTCTTTCCACCGTTTATCGCTTTTCTGGGAGCTTGCGTAATGAATGTTTTAAATTTTGATTTCCATGAATACATCCAGTATTTTCTGCAAAAGGTAGGGAGCGCCATGACACCATTAGCAATGCTCTCGGTAGGATTGCAATTACGGTTTGATAAAAGAAGCCAACATTGGAAATTCTTGGGATTAGGACTTTTGTATAAATTAGTGCTGACTCCGGCACTCATATATTTATTGTACGTTGTCATTTTAGACCAGCATTCAACAGCGATGCAAGTTGTGTTAATGGAAGCCGCAATGGCGCCCATGATTACCGCAAGTATCTTAGCTTCGACTCATGGATTAAAACCAAGGTTGAGCAGCATGATGATTGGTTTCGGAATACCGCTGTCATTTATCACGTTAGTTTTTTGGTACTTTATTGTGCAGTTTATTTAATTTTTCAGGAGCTTTTTCCCGCTATGCATTGCAATCTTTATAGGCGTAAACCTTTCAGGATTTACTCCTATAAAGGATTTCCATTTCTATCGGGGCTACGAATTTCCGTTTAACGACTTTTTTTGTGTTCGAAAATTATTTTTATTGCCGGAAAAATTCAGCTGCTATTTATTTGTTGAATTTTTAGTACAATTTTAGGGTTTGTTATACGGTTTATTGACGTTAATTCAATAACTTAGACTGTTAGTAATCAATAAAAACAAATCATTATGGCATCATTACGATTAGGCGATATTGCTCCGGATTTTGAAGCAGAAACGACGCAAGGGAAAATAAAATTTCACGAATGGTTAGGTGATTCTTGGGGTGTTTTATTTTCACATCCTGCAGATTTCACGCCAGTTTGCACCACCGAATTAGGAACTGTAGCAAATTATTACCCTGAATTTGTAAAAAGAAATGTAAAAGTTATTGCCTTGAGCGTAGATGGATTAGATTCCCATATGCAATGGATTAAAGACATTAACGAAACTCAAAATACAACAGTCAATTTTCCAATAATTGCCGATGAAGACAAACATATCGCAGAGTTGTATGATATGATTCATCCCAATGCTAATGAAAGTTTTACGGTTCGCTCCGTTTTCATTATTGGCCCAGACAAAAAAATAAAACTGACTTTGACGTATCCCGCTTCTACCGGAAGAAATTTTGATGAATTACTTCGTGTAATTGATAGTTTGCAGTTGACAGCACATTATAGCGTGGCAACTCCGGCTAATTGGAAAGATGGAGAAAGAGTAGTGATTTCAACAGCCATTAAAGACGAAGACATTGCTGCTAAATTTCCAAAA harbors:
- a CDS encoding cytochrome c peroxidase gives rise to the protein MKNFFFLLLLISLFSCKNKLTHEKIKDLFQADIQVLIQNVSQLELLVQSDSKPTQIQKQFLQAHQNYKRVEMISEYYFPVVSKSINGPALAEFEEDEGKTVPPEGFQVIEEFLFPNYDPQSKEELLKEIGILSANLKRLDKVSQTNELTDSHIFDAMRLEVFRIITLGITGFDSPIVQNSIPEAVSSLESIEEYYQIYLDNSEDLIAKSVLKTIKTGKEYLHKNTKFNEFDRAVFIREIANPLSKGLYRTQMELKIPLIKEVRGLKTTAQTLFDATAFDAEAFSGFPDYKTTPEKIELGKLLFNDPILSGNNSRSCASCHHSENAFTDGLEKAVSLDGRSLVKRNTPTLSNIAFQRVFFSDSRVNYLEDQAIAVITNENEMHGSLKKSVLALKTNRKYAAKFQKAFPKKAIDEFAIKNVLASYIRSLSNYDSKFDEFMRGEEKFDLDEIAGFNLFAGKAKCATCHFIPLTNGTVPPSFIKSESEVLGVPNANKKLDADLGKFELTKAEINRNSFKTPTIRNVALTVPYMHNGVFKTLEEVIDFYNDGGGKGLGFNLPNQTLPEDKLNLTSIEKKQLIAFMKTLTDKKYLKN
- a CDS encoding MATE family efflux transporter; translated protein: MNLSTYTKEFSYNIKLAYPVILGMLGHTLIGIVDNFMVGKLGSTELAAVSLGNSFIFIALSLGIGFSTAITPLVSEANAEQNDKKIRSTFHHGLLLCTVLGVVLFMVTVLSKQIMYLMHQPKEVADMAAPYIDWVAFSLIPVIIYQGYKQFADGLAQTKYSMYAILMANVVHIFFNYVLIYGIWIFPKLGILGAALGTVISRIMMVVFMDLLMRHNKAFKSYFKNFSFKEIRKSILKKIINLGFPSAMQMLFEVTLFTAAIWLSGSLGKNSQAANQIALILASSTFMVAMGLSVTAMIRVSHTKGMNDYKSLIVVARSIFLLAIMLETFFAFIFVIFHNFLPHLFLNMTDSAQAIDNSEIILITAKLLLVAAVFQISDGIQVVVLGALRGLQDVKIPMYITFVAYWVIGFPISYYLGKYTSLQAVGIWIGLLAGLSSAALFLYIRFARLTRKLVLENHKN
- a CDS encoding prohibitin family protein, whose amino-acid sequence is MILFIILGIILLILSFTLKNDTNPFSKFSGILKIIGVLLIILGVFSSMFKQIDAGKVGVKSLYGSVQPDVLESGLNVINPLMDVTEFDIQTQNYTMSAVHGEGAQQGDDAIRVLSNDGLEVVIDLTVLFRVSPDAAPKIFKEIGVNYSDKIVRPITRTRIRDNAVYYDAVALYSTKRNEFQQRIFKTIEADFKSRGLVLEQLLIRNINLPTSVKASIESKINAEQDAQKMTFVLQKEKQEAERKRVEAQGIADYQRIISTGLTDKQLQYEQIKAQKEIATSTNTKIIFMNGRGNAPVILSDK
- a CDS encoding ATP-binding protein — encoded protein: MEVNRIYESLIPQFLKPNKVLVLLGARRVGKTQLINKVIKSTKEEVLFLNGDDIETHNILEIQSTANYKRILGDIKFLVIDEAQEIPNIGRKLKLMVDTIPDLKVLITGSSAFEINNQIGEPLVGRMKTISLYPISQMEFSKQENYLETINNLEERLIFGSYPELSSLNNWDEKISYLKEIVNNHLLKDILAFEGIKKRDKIISLLQIIAFRTGSEVSLESIGRDLQISKNTVEKYLDLFSKVFIIYSVSGFSRNRDNEITKMKKWYFVDNGIRNAIINSFNPINTREDIGKLWENYLNSERIKMLHYKGKYVLDYFWRTHTKQEIDRIEEVNDQLFAFEYKWGKGKIKIPTEFAKSYPNATFEIINQENYLDFIV
- the meaB gene encoding methylmalonyl Co-A mutase-associated GTPase MeaB, translated to MPNKKSQPSALHEKAGISPPEMISSISVKNIQQFRKIQPSSTELVDGILAGSVTALSRAITLVESTNANHLEKANEVINACLPHANKSVRIGITGVPGVGKSTFIEAFGKYLTGLGKKVAVLAVDPSSTISHGSILGDKTRMEELVKDPNAYIRPSASGETLGGVARKTRETITLCEACGFDTIIIETVGVGQSETAVHSMVDFFLLLKISGAGDELQGIKRGIMEMADAIVINKADGDNIRKATLAKVEFNRALHLFPAKKSGWTPTTSTCSAYTHDGIPEVWETIEKFLELTKGNNSFFEKRKEQNQYWMLETINEQLKLNFYNHPEIHKLLETNKKAVQNDEISPFAAAQSLLGKYFSSSNSSKGGE
- a CDS encoding AEC family transporter, with the translated sequence MYNFIIIFVFLLLGIILQKVKRFPTNSYKGINNIVIYICLPALALYYIPKIEWSNELLYPISMAWIGFIVSYLFFNLLGCRFGWSKKLTGCLIITAGLGNTSFLGFPIIQALYGEEGMKTAILVDQPGSFVVLSTLGILVATLYSTGSPNGFHIAKKILFFPPFIAFLGACVMNVLNFDFHEYIQYFLQKVGSAMTPLAMLSVGLQLRFDKRSQHWKFLGLGLLYKLVLTPALIYLLYVVILDQHSTAMQVVLMEAAMAPMITASILASTHGLKPRLSSMMIGFGIPLSFITLVFWYFIVQFI
- a CDS encoding peroxiredoxin, which produces MASLRLGDIAPDFEAETTQGKIKFHEWLGDSWGVLFSHPADFTPVCTTELGTVANYYPEFVKRNVKVIALSVDGLDSHMQWIKDINETQNTTVNFPIIADEDKHIAELYDMIHPNANESFTVRSVFIIGPDKKIKLTLTYPASTGRNFDELLRVIDSLQLTAHYSVATPANWKDGERVVISTAIKDEDIAAKFPKGYERIKPYLRMTPQPNK